One genomic window of Cupriavidus sp. P-10 includes the following:
- a CDS encoding SDR family NAD(P)-dependent oxidoreductase, with the protein MTDGFDTEFFAERFGLRGLTAIVTGAGSGLGRQAARTLAATGAHVALLGRRPEALRETARLIAQVGGTARAFPVDVADQEAVHLVLDEIQQNMPPLWALVNNAGVGGRSTLLDVDAKMFDRVFDVNTKAALLMSTAFARRLIDKQLRGRIINICSLAAQTHPQYLGIYGASKAALEHLTRTMAHEWARHSINVNAISPGYIETDINRAMFLTPAGKKIVEGLPRQRLGTTEALDSALLMLASPASAFMTGATLVVDDGQRFSIG; encoded by the coding sequence ATGACCGATGGTTTTGACACGGAGTTTTTCGCCGAGCGCTTCGGCCTGCGAGGCCTGACGGCCATCGTCACGGGCGCTGGCTCGGGACTTGGGCGGCAGGCGGCAAGGACGCTGGCCGCCACCGGCGCGCATGTCGCCCTGCTGGGCAGGCGACCGGAGGCGCTGCGGGAAACCGCGAGACTGATTGCCCAAGTCGGCGGTACAGCGCGGGCGTTTCCCGTCGACGTTGCTGACCAAGAAGCCGTGCACCTCGTCCTGGATGAAATCCAGCAAAACATGCCGCCACTATGGGCGCTTGTGAATAATGCAGGCGTCGGCGGGCGCTCGACGCTGCTCGACGTGGACGCGAAAATGTTCGACCGAGTATTCGACGTGAACACGAAAGCCGCATTGCTGATGTCTACGGCCTTCGCTCGCCGCCTTATCGACAAGCAACTGCGCGGACGCATCATCAACATATGCTCGCTCGCTGCGCAGACGCACCCGCAGTACCTCGGCATCTACGGCGCCAGCAAGGCAGCGCTGGAGCATCTGACCCGCACCATGGCCCACGAATGGGCACGCCACAGCATTAACGTCAATGCCATCAGTCCTGGCTACATCGAGACTGACATCAACCGCGCCATGTTCCTGACCCCCGCGGGCAAGAAGATCGTTGAGGGCCTGCCTCGCCAACGCCTGGGCACTACCGAAGCACTCGATAGCGCGCTGCTGATGCTCGCCTCGCCGGCCAGCGCATTCATGACCGGTGCGACGCTTGTCGTGGATGACGGCCAACGCTTCAGCATCGGCTAA
- a CDS encoding quinone oxidoreductase family protein, translating to MAKVVKFYETGGPEVLRFEEVSVGDPGPGEVRVRHVAVGLNFADTYFRSGNYKVPLPSGIGNEAAGVIQAVGAGVTHLAVGDRVTYTGFTNTLGAYSTERLISADPLIKLPETISCEVAAAMTMRGLSAAYLMRRIYPFKAGDSILLHAAAGGVGLIISQWAKLQGLTVIGTVSTDAKAEVARAHGCDHTINYSHEDVATRVRELTDGVGVNVVFDSVGKDTFMASLDSLKRRGLLVCVGFASGPVTGFDPAILARKGSAFLTRPGLADYIADPAEKAELVGELFGHVAAGRIQIGINQRYALQDAVQAHRDLEARKTTGSSIFVI from the coding sequence ATGGCGAAAGTCGTTAAGTTTTACGAAACAGGCGGGCCCGAGGTCCTTCGCTTCGAGGAAGTTAGCGTGGGTGACCCGGGACCCGGAGAGGTTCGCGTCCGTCACGTGGCCGTAGGGCTGAATTTTGCCGACACTTACTTCCGCAGCGGTAATTACAAGGTCCCGCTGCCCAGCGGCATCGGCAACGAGGCCGCCGGCGTTATCCAAGCCGTCGGTGCCGGCGTCACCCATCTGGCGGTCGGCGACCGTGTGACTTATACGGGATTTACCAACACGCTGGGTGCCTACAGCACGGAGCGGCTGATCTCTGCCGATCCGCTGATCAAGCTGCCGGAGACAATCAGTTGCGAAGTCGCGGCTGCCATGACCATGCGGGGCTTGTCAGCGGCCTACCTGATGCGCCGGATCTACCCCTTCAAGGCGGGCGACTCCATCCTGCTGCATGCCGCGGCAGGCGGTGTCGGCCTGATCATTTCGCAATGGGCCAAGCTGCAGGGATTAACGGTGATCGGCACGGTTTCTACCGATGCCAAGGCCGAAGTCGCGCGCGCCCATGGCTGTGACCACACCATCAATTACAGCCATGAGGACGTGGCCACGCGCGTGCGGGAACTGACGGATGGCGTGGGCGTGAACGTGGTCTTCGACAGCGTGGGCAAGGACACCTTCATGGCCTCGCTGGACTCCCTCAAGCGCCGCGGCCTGCTGGTGTGCGTGGGTTTCGCCTCTGGCCCCGTCACCGGGTTCGATCCGGCCATACTGGCCCGCAAAGGCTCGGCATTCCTGACGCGCCCGGGCCTGGCCGACTATATCGCCGATCCTGCCGAGAAGGCAGAACTGGTCGGCGAGCTGTTCGGCCATGTGGCAGCTGGCCGCATCCAAATCGGGATTAACCAGCGCTATGCCCTGCAAGATGCCGTGCAGGCACACCGGGACCTGGAGGCTCGAAAGACCACGGGCTCCTCCATTTTTGTGATTTGA
- a CDS encoding alpha-hydroxy acid oxidase has protein sequence MPAKPAYGANPQLPRRLRSILSLADFEVAAKRVLPRPIFGYIAGAAEDEKSLAGNRTAFDEVKFRPKVLVDVSGRSQATEIFGQRYASPFGIAPVGISAIAALRGDVVLAQTAREEQIPAIMSGTSLIPMEVVHAAAPGTWFQAYLPGDATRRDALIERIGAAGFATLVLTVDIPVWANRENNVRTGFSLPLRPSLRLAFDGMSRPRWLAGTFARTLLSSGMPHFENSFATRGAPILSASAIRDTTGRDHLNWTDIERIRQRWRGNLVIKGILHKSDAERAVALGADGIIVSNHGGRQLDGAVEPLAVLPEICESVAHKTTVMMDSGIRRGGDVLKALALGARFVFLGRPFIYAASVGGAEGVRHAITLLRDEVDRNMAMLGAQTLADVNNGVIV, from the coding sequence ATGCCTGCCAAGCCTGCCTATGGCGCCAACCCTCAGCTTCCTCGACGACTACGCTCCATCCTCTCGCTTGCCGATTTTGAAGTCGCCGCAAAGCGAGTGCTTCCGCGCCCGATCTTTGGCTATATTGCCGGCGCCGCGGAGGATGAAAAGTCGCTCGCCGGCAACAGGACGGCATTCGACGAGGTCAAGTTTCGTCCCAAGGTCCTTGTCGACGTGTCTGGAAGGTCGCAAGCGACGGAGATCTTCGGGCAGCGTTACGCGTCTCCCTTTGGGATAGCGCCCGTCGGAATCAGTGCGATTGCCGCGCTGCGTGGTGATGTGGTTCTGGCGCAAACAGCGCGGGAAGAACAGATACCCGCAATCATGAGTGGCACGTCCCTGATTCCGATGGAAGTCGTTCACGCTGCCGCGCCAGGCACGTGGTTTCAGGCGTATCTGCCTGGCGATGCCACGCGGCGGGACGCCCTGATTGAGCGGATTGGGGCGGCCGGGTTCGCTACGCTTGTCCTGACGGTTGATATTCCCGTCTGGGCCAACCGGGAGAATAACGTCCGTACTGGCTTCTCGTTGCCTTTACGGCCATCTCTCCGCCTGGCGTTCGACGGCATGTCCCGGCCGCGTTGGCTGGCGGGAACGTTCGCCAGAACGCTCCTCTCAAGTGGGATGCCGCATTTTGAGAACTCCTTTGCGACGCGCGGCGCACCGATCTTGTCGGCCTCAGCGATTCGGGATACGACCGGGCGTGATCACCTCAACTGGACCGATATCGAACGAATCCGGCAGAGATGGCGCGGCAACCTGGTCATCAAAGGCATCTTGCATAAGTCCGACGCCGAACGCGCTGTCGCCCTGGGCGCCGACGGCATCATCGTCTCGAATCACGGTGGCCGCCAATTGGACGGTGCCGTGGAACCGCTGGCAGTGTTGCCGGAAATTTGTGAAAGCGTCGCGCACAAGACGACCGTCATGATGGACAGTGGTATCCGGCGAGGCGGTGATGTTTTGAAAGCCCTGGCATTGGGAGCCCGCTTTGTCTTCCTAGGACGGCCTTTTATCTACGCTGCGTCCGTTGGGGGAGCTGAAGGTGTTCGCCACGCCATCACCCTCTTGCGCGATGAGGTCGATCGAAACATGGCTATGCTCGGGGCGCAGACCCTCGCTGACGTAAATAATGGCGTCATCGTCTAG
- the glaH gene encoding glutarate dioxygenase GlaH, with protein sequence MNAPLPTALLGRNDASRFQLSAHPDHHRILHVTVGRQALLGFLQDVRKVDVQNLEYVPFMRYKLASTLAKHVGEDFATTINDIVKDRQHGGFTVGLQGLTTDADDFVRFGTAIGHLLGPSNHDAMSGTYYARFVVKHTDNSDSYLRQAYRLFTMHTDGTFVTEATDWLLMMKFAEQNAIGGESRFLHLDDWEDLDRFVSHRLGTLPFLYKAPGSKNVSDRIERPVFFQNEFGLSMSFIDQFVQPRNREEAAFLNDLSTSMEASSGTKEVSLPVGDLVVLNNYFYVHGRAPFKKNEALFRELMRQRGTFA encoded by the coding sequence ATGAATGCCCCGCTTCCAACAGCATTGCTTGGCCGCAATGACGCGTCCCGCTTCCAATTGTCCGCCCACCCGGATCACCATCGCATCCTGCATGTGACCGTTGGGCGTCAAGCCCTCCTTGGATTTCTGCAGGACGTACGCAAGGTCGATGTTCAGAACCTCGAGTATGTGCCCTTCATGCGCTACAAGCTCGCGAGCACGCTCGCGAAACATGTCGGCGAGGACTTCGCGACAACCATCAATGACATCGTGAAGGACCGGCAGCATGGTGGCTTTACGGTAGGACTCCAGGGACTGACGACGGACGCCGACGATTTCGTTCGCTTCGGCACGGCCATCGGGCACCTCCTGGGCCCCAGCAACCACGATGCGATGTCGGGGACTTACTATGCCCGCTTCGTGGTCAAGCACACGGACAACAGCGACTCCTATTTGCGCCAGGCCTATCGACTGTTCACGATGCACACCGACGGCACATTCGTGACCGAAGCGACGGACTGGCTGTTGATGATGAAGTTTGCAGAACAGAATGCCATTGGCGGCGAGTCCCGATTCCTACACCTGGACGACTGGGAAGACCTTGATCGCTTTGTCAGTCATCGTCTCGGGACGCTGCCTTTCCTCTACAAGGCACCTGGATCCAAGAATGTCAGCGACAGGATCGAGCGTCCGGTCTTCTTTCAGAACGAGTTTGGGTTGTCGATGTCCTTCATCGATCAGTTTGTACAGCCGCGCAATCGCGAGGAGGCGGCATTTCTCAACGACCTGTCGACTTCCATGGAGGCCTCATCGGGAACAAAGGAAGTGTCACTGCCCGTCGGCGATCTGGTAGTGCTAAACAACTACTTCTACGTCCATGGTCGTGCGCCGTTCAAGAAGAATGAGGCGCTGTTCCGTGAGCTGATGCGTCAGCGCGGGACGTTTGCCTGA
- a CDS encoding LysR family transcriptional regulator, which produces MIDVRQLQCFLAVAEELHFAKAADRLGVAQSGLSTQIQRLEQDLGVTLLNRNKRKPVSLTDAGHLFHAEAVAALRHIERADQVGRLAARGLAGVIRVGYVASGVSSGLLSTMLSEFRKSHEMVRLEVVPMETPRQFEALSDGQIDVGIVRPRRLCPAGVITKVVQTERLLAAMTEGHPLARQGTVSARALADQSFIVPQFAEEEGFGSALSALGKAGGFTPHLEYRVQDFISAICLASAGYGVAIVPESMQNFSQPGAIYKQIADFKLSVNLALAYRRREVSPAVRAFVKLGTEIFSGRAS; this is translated from the coding sequence ATGATCGACGTTCGCCAGCTGCAGTGCTTTCTCGCCGTGGCGGAAGAACTTCACTTTGCGAAGGCGGCAGATCGCCTGGGTGTCGCACAGTCGGGGCTCAGCACCCAGATCCAGCGCCTGGAACAAGATCTGGGGGTTACGCTCTTGAACCGGAACAAAAGGAAGCCGGTGTCGCTGACCGATGCGGGGCACTTGTTCCATGCCGAGGCTGTCGCTGCGTTGCGGCACATTGAGCGAGCCGACCAGGTCGGACGCCTGGCTGCCAGAGGGTTGGCTGGCGTCATCCGTGTCGGTTATGTGGCATCTGGCGTAAGCAGCGGCCTGCTGTCCACGATGCTGAGCGAGTTTCGGAAATCACACGAAATGGTGCGGCTCGAAGTCGTGCCAATGGAAACGCCGAGGCAGTTCGAAGCACTCAGCGATGGGCAGATTGATGTGGGAATCGTCAGGCCGAGACGGCTCTGCCCGGCCGGCGTGATAACGAAGGTCGTGCAGACTGAACGTCTGCTGGCGGCAATGACAGAAGGCCATCCCCTCGCAAGGCAAGGGACGGTGTCAGCGCGCGCGCTGGCCGATCAATCGTTCATCGTCCCGCAGTTTGCAGAAGAGGAAGGATTCGGGTCTGCGTTATCCGCCCTGGGCAAAGCCGGAGGGTTCACGCCCCATCTGGAATATCGTGTCCAGGATTTCATCTCTGCAATTTGCCTGGCTTCCGCGGGATACGGAGTGGCCATCGTGCCGGAGTCAATGCAGAACTTCTCCCAGCCAGGTGCCATCTACAAGCAGATCGCCGACTTTAAGCTCTCCGTGAACCTGGCGCTGGCTTACAGACGCCGAGAAGTATCGCCAGCGGTACGAGCATTCGTGAAACTCGGCACTGAGATTTTCAGTGGCCGTGCATCCTAG
- a CDS encoding tripartite tricarboxylate transporter substrate binding protein, with translation MKMQANNLWWRGYALALGVGVAGWLPAAQAAQQAWPTKPIRLVVAGPAGGSADALARLLAEGLHRPWSKPVIVENKPGAAGALAISDLQSTGKDGHTLLVIQGGVVSEAPLAYKVHYKPFADLKPLAQISRTGLVLVANKDLPVSNLKQLVDYGKSQKDGLVFASYAAGLKGHTSGILLGQLTHMPMRHVGYKGSPPALNDLMGGHVPLMFDGVTTSLPLIKAGKIKAIAVAYPTRIAGLADVPTFKELGYPQLAQAGWFAVWSRPDVDPAVQQKIREATLAFFKQPAVQNRIKDMGMEQGDPATSDEMMAELKQAYQQQAALLKSINYQPE, from the coding sequence ATGAAGATGCAGGCCAACAACTTATGGTGGCGCGGATACGCCTTGGCGTTGGGTGTTGGTGTCGCCGGCTGGCTGCCCGCGGCTCAGGCGGCCCAACAGGCTTGGCCAACGAAGCCGATCCGCCTGGTGGTGGCGGGGCCTGCCGGCGGCAGCGCTGACGCACTGGCGCGGCTGCTGGCGGAAGGCCTGCATAGGCCATGGAGCAAGCCGGTCATTGTAGAGAACAAGCCTGGTGCCGCTGGTGCGCTGGCGATCAGCGACTTGCAGTCCACTGGCAAGGATGGTCATACCCTCCTGGTCATCCAGGGCGGTGTTGTGAGCGAGGCCCCGTTGGCCTACAAGGTCCATTACAAGCCGTTTGCCGACCTGAAGCCCCTTGCCCAGATCAGCCGAACGGGGTTGGTGCTGGTCGCCAACAAGGATCTTCCTGTCTCCAACCTGAAGCAACTTGTGGACTACGGCAAATCGCAAAAGGACGGGCTCGTATTCGCTTCCTACGCTGCCGGATTAAAGGGCCACACCTCGGGCATACTGCTCGGACAACTCACCCATATGCCAATGCGGCATGTGGGCTACAAGGGCTCTCCTCCGGCATTGAACGACCTCATGGGTGGCCACGTGCCGCTGATGTTCGATGGGGTGACTACCTCGCTGCCGCTGATCAAAGCAGGGAAGATCAAAGCGATTGCGGTGGCCTATCCGACCCGGATTGCAGGATTGGCGGATGTGCCTACGTTCAAGGAGCTTGGCTATCCGCAGCTGGCGCAAGCAGGCTGGTTCGCCGTGTGGTCCCGCCCGGATGTTGACCCGGCGGTCCAGCAAAAAATCCGCGAGGCCACGCTGGCATTCTTCAAGCAACCCGCAGTGCAGAATCGCATCAAGGACATGGGCATGGAGCAGGGCGATCCCGCCACCTCGGATGAGATGATGGCGGAGCTGAAGCAGGCATACCAGCAACAGGCCGCGCTGCTGAAGTCCATTAACTACCAGCCGGAATAA
- a CDS encoding RBBP9/YdeN family alpha/beta hydrolase translates to MNPTTPTVLIVPGLRDHVPENWQTLLAAKLPRVVSVPPLEQGKLSCAARVDAIERALATIEGPVIIVAHSAGAMMIAHWAARGAKREILGALLAAPADLETPMPAGSPTTDTLHDNGWLPIPRATLPFPSIVAASSNDPLTRLDRARDLAQAWGSRFVELGEVGHLNPASGYGEWPQAEAFIRELS, encoded by the coding sequence ATGAACCCTACGACACCAACCGTTCTGATCGTCCCCGGCCTGCGTGACCATGTGCCGGAAAACTGGCAGACCCTCCTGGCGGCGAAGCTGCCTCGCGTGGTCTCCGTCCCCCCGCTTGAGCAAGGCAAGCTGAGCTGCGCTGCCCGGGTCGATGCGATCGAGCGGGCCCTGGCTACCATCGAGGGGCCGGTCATCATCGTGGCGCACAGCGCAGGCGCGATGATGATCGCCCATTGGGCGGCCCGAGGCGCCAAACGCGAGATCCTCGGCGCACTGCTTGCAGCACCCGCGGACCTCGAGACGCCCATGCCGGCAGGCTCCCCGACGACCGACACGCTGCACGACAACGGCTGGCTGCCGATTCCTCGCGCCACCTTGCCGTTTCCGAGCATCGTTGCGGCAAGCAGCAACGATCCCCTGACGCGTCTCGATCGCGCCCGTGACCTGGCGCAGGCGTGGGGAAGCCGCTTCGTCGAACTCGGGGAAGTCGGGCATCTGAATCCGGCTTCCGGCTATGGCGAGTGGCCGCAGGCGGAAGCGTTCATTCGCGAGCTCTCGTGA
- a CDS encoding TauD/TfdA dioxygenase family protein, with amino-acid sequence MRVEALTCTIGAELSNVNLGTAAEDDQQMAEIRSLLLKHRVLFFRDQDITRAQHVAFASRFGKLEDHPVVGSHPDHPGLVQIYKTPDSPPDRNENSWHTDATWREKPPQACVLRCIECPPVGGDTMWVNMVDAYNQLPEEIKTKIATLRARHSIEASFGAAMPIEKRLALKAQYPDAEHPVVRTHPETGEKVLFVNGSFTTHFTNYNVPANVRFGLDKAPGASNLLNYLVSQANIPEYQVRFRWKRNSVAFWDNRSTQHYAVMDYPPCHRKMERTAIMGDAPY; translated from the coding sequence ATCCGGGTCGAGGCTCTGACTTGCACGATCGGCGCAGAGCTCAGCAACGTCAACCTGGGAACGGCTGCCGAGGACGACCAGCAGATGGCGGAGATCCGGTCACTGCTGCTCAAGCATCGTGTGCTGTTCTTCCGCGACCAGGACATCACGCGCGCGCAACACGTGGCATTTGCGAGCCGCTTCGGCAAGCTGGAGGACCATCCAGTGGTGGGCAGCCATCCCGATCACCCGGGACTGGTGCAGATCTATAAGACCCCGGACAGCCCTCCAGATCGCAACGAGAATTCCTGGCATACCGATGCCACCTGGCGCGAGAAGCCTCCGCAAGCCTGCGTTCTGCGCTGCATTGAATGCCCGCCTGTGGGCGGCGACACAATGTGGGTCAACATGGTCGACGCTTATAACCAATTGCCCGAGGAGATCAAGACGAAAATCGCCACACTGCGCGCGCGCCACAGCATCGAGGCGAGCTTCGGCGCAGCGATGCCGATCGAAAAGCGTCTTGCCCTCAAGGCTCAATACCCCGACGCCGAGCATCCAGTGGTGCGCACCCATCCGGAAACCGGAGAGAAAGTGCTGTTCGTCAACGGAAGCTTTACGACGCACTTCACCAATTACAACGTGCCGGCCAACGTACGCTTCGGATTGGACAAGGCGCCGGGCGCCAGCAATTTGCTTAACTATCTGGTCAGCCAGGCCAACATCCCCGAATACCAGGTGCGTTTCCGTTGGAAGAGAAACAGCGTTGCGTTCTGGGACAACCGTTCGACCCAGCACTACGCAGTAATGGATTACCCCCCGTGCCACCGAAAGATGGAGCGCACCGCCATCATGGGTGACGCGCCATATTGA
- a CDS encoding AraC family transcriptional regulator: MSSLVRAAALTNYSEVARAAGLDPARMLLDAGLSPNVLREPDLKIPVERVGRLLQASATMSGNESFGLCMAESRLLSNLGPVGLLIRDQATLGDSLRMLMRYQALLNGALLLAIEECGDLAIIREVVMAGNAHEPTRQRVELALGVMVRLIRQLHRPDWEPGRVCFEHTAPRDLSVHKRFFGSCVEFNYDFNCIICAKADLEARNPFADPSMARYAQQLIDASATSQQVTMVEDVRRIVLLLLPSGRCSIEQAADHLGMVCRTVQRRLAEEGQSFSSIVNDIRTELSARHVIETDRPLTEVATLLGFSAPSGFSRWYHAQFGCSPKNSRAARGTVRR; this comes from the coding sequence ATGTCGTCACTTGTCCGTGCTGCAGCCCTCACCAACTACAGCGAGGTCGCTCGTGCTGCTGGACTGGATCCGGCACGGATGCTCCTTGATGCAGGGTTAAGTCCGAACGTACTGCGCGAGCCGGACCTCAAGATACCTGTGGAGCGTGTCGGACGATTGCTTCAGGCGTCCGCAACCATGTCGGGCAACGAGAGTTTTGGGCTATGCATGGCCGAGTCACGCCTGCTGTCCAATCTTGGGCCGGTAGGATTGCTGATCCGCGACCAGGCGACGCTAGGCGACTCACTTCGAATGCTGATGCGCTATCAAGCATTGCTGAACGGCGCGCTGTTGCTGGCAATCGAGGAGTGCGGCGATCTGGCGATTATTCGGGAAGTGGTAATGGCTGGCAATGCGCATGAGCCCACACGTCAACGGGTGGAACTGGCGCTAGGCGTCATGGTGCGGTTGATACGCCAGCTCCACAGACCCGACTGGGAGCCGGGGCGTGTATGCTTTGAGCATACGGCGCCACGCGACCTGAGTGTGCACAAACGGTTTTTCGGCTCGTGCGTCGAGTTCAACTATGACTTCAACTGCATTATCTGCGCGAAGGCCGATCTCGAAGCTCGCAACCCGTTTGCCGATCCATCCATGGCGCGCTACGCGCAGCAGTTGATAGACGCCTCTGCCACGTCGCAGCAGGTGACAATGGTTGAGGATGTGCGGCGCATTGTTCTGCTGCTTTTGCCCAGCGGGCGTTGCAGCATCGAGCAAGCGGCCGACCACCTAGGCATGGTGTGCCGCACGGTTCAGCGCCGGTTGGCAGAGGAGGGGCAGAGCTTCTCGTCAATCGTCAACGACATCCGCACGGAACTCTCCGCGCGTCATGTCATCGAGACAGATCGTCCGTTGACCGAGGTGGCGACGTTGCTCGGTTTTTCTGCGCCGAGTGGATTCTCGCGCTGGTATCACGCGCAATTTGGTTGTAGTCCCAAGAACAGTCGGGCCGCGCGCGGCACAGTGCGTCGATAG
- a CDS encoding ATP-binding protein has translation MTTWEFYGRMGTLETLDRIVHGPNWFFCRIQGRRRIGKTTLLRELSKSEPSLLARMVYMQIPDSDERDVATGFRRALEDCESEIANALAPQVTDFASMAGVIGQLCRRGLIVVLDEFQYFTQARLYAFNSFLQEQVDRLRDTQGGGLFVLGSLQSEMSALLDDKGAPLFGRLTATIDLQHWDFEDLIEVYRAHDIRDPHHWLTLWGFFEGVPKFYRDAYDQGLFQVGARFQEALLERMFLREGSPLAEEADTSFLREVKGRLLSVLNFLAEHPGSSHGQLVSTLLRDEDEASLKVTVKRLVENYHMVDKRHPVFSESKSRNSRYYITDNFLQAWLSVVKPARDASRMRPLSKAIDLTLPRLHGHEGYAFEKLIRQLHVECSRKGVGDFSLTSIELGYWNRPRDEQNAIEIDIVALDEDARRIRFGSCKRSASKHIRSSLSEFERHIERFMSTKEGRRVKGWTLTKALFSPVFSDEEARVLTAAGYQCLDLPAYVRMLTSSRSV, from the coding sequence ATGACCACTTGGGAATTCTACGGACGGATGGGCACGCTGGAGACGCTGGACCGGATTGTCCATGGCCCAAACTGGTTCTTCTGCCGTATCCAAGGCCGACGACGCATTGGCAAGACGACCCTGCTGCGTGAGCTATCCAAGAGCGAACCGTCGCTACTCGCCCGGATGGTTTACATGCAGATACCAGACTCGGACGAGCGAGATGTGGCGACTGGGTTCCGCCGGGCGCTGGAAGACTGCGAATCCGAGATCGCCAATGCACTAGCCCCGCAAGTCACTGATTTCGCCTCGATGGCCGGCGTGATCGGCCAGCTATGCCGTCGCGGCCTAATCGTCGTGTTGGACGAATTCCAGTATTTCACGCAGGCGAGGCTCTACGCCTTCAACTCCTTCCTGCAGGAGCAAGTGGACCGGCTGCGCGATACGCAAGGGGGCGGGCTATTTGTCCTTGGCTCTCTGCAGTCGGAAATGAGCGCGCTCCTCGACGACAAGGGTGCGCCGCTCTTTGGGCGGCTCACTGCGACGATCGATCTGCAGCACTGGGATTTCGAGGACTTGATCGAGGTGTACCGCGCACACGATATCCGCGACCCGCACCATTGGCTCACGCTCTGGGGCTTCTTCGAGGGCGTTCCCAAGTTCTACCGGGACGCGTATGACCAAGGCCTGTTTCAGGTGGGCGCCCGGTTTCAGGAAGCCTTGCTCGAGCGGATGTTCCTTCGCGAAGGCAGCCCTCTGGCCGAAGAGGCAGACACATCCTTCCTTCGTGAGGTGAAGGGCAGACTGCTCTCAGTCCTAAATTTCCTCGCGGAACATCCAGGCTCGAGCCACGGGCAACTGGTCAGCACACTGCTGCGGGATGAAGACGAAGCGTCGTTGAAGGTGACAGTCAAACGCTTGGTCGAGAATTACCATATGGTCGACAAGCGCCACCCGGTGTTCTCGGAGAGCAAGAGCCGCAATTCCCGCTATTACATCACCGACAACTTTTTGCAGGCGTGGCTGTCGGTCGTGAAACCGGCGCGGGACGCTTCCCGTATGCGCCCGCTATCGAAAGCGATCGATCTGACGCTCCCTCGTCTGCACGGGCACGAGGGATACGCGTTCGAGAAACTGATTCGTCAGTTGCACGTAGAGTGTTCGCGAAAGGGCGTGGGCGATTTCTCGCTGACCTCCATCGAGCTAGGCTACTGGAATCGGCCGCGAGACGAACAGAATGCGATCGAGATCGACATCGTTGCACTCGACGAGGATGCGCGGCGTATCCGCTTCGGCTCGTGTAAGCGTAGTGCAAGCAAGCACATCCGCTCCTCGCTTTCCGAATTTGAGCGACACATCGAGCGATTCATGTCGACAAAGGAAGGGCGCCGGGTGAAAGGGTGGACGTTGACCAAGGCGCTGTTCTCGCCAGTCTTTTCTGACGAAGAGGCTCGGGTGCTGACGGCCGCCGGCTACCAGTGCCTAGACTTGCCGGCGTACGTCAGGATGCTTACGTCTTCGCGGTCGGTGTGA
- a CDS encoding DUF4160 domain-containing protein, with protein sequence MPTVLSIFGLRVVIYPNDHRPAHVHVMGKGCEAVFNLHCPKGPPELRENYGFAARDLGKIVDALIAHLAALCRDWRGIHGNY encoded by the coding sequence ATGCCAACGGTCTTATCGATTTTCGGCCTGCGTGTGGTGATCTACCCCAACGACCATCGCCCGGCCCATGTCCACGTGATGGGCAAAGGCTGCGAAGCTGTCTTCAATCTGCACTGTCCGAAGGGGCCGCCAGAATTGCGCGAGAACTATGGTTTTGCGGCCAGGGACTTGGGGAAAATCGTCGACGCGCTGATCGCCCATCTGGCGGCGTTGTGCCGCGACTGGAGAGGCATCCATGGAAATTACTGA
- a CDS encoding DUF2442 domain-containing protein, protein MEITDDVLAAANARGAAKRASFPAVVSVRYDRRVSRVVIALASGLELAFSPKAAQGLEHAHPADLADAEISPSGLGIHFPHLDADLYLPALLEGFLGSKRWMASELGKRGGAASTAAKAAAARENGRLGGRPRKSKLPAAA, encoded by the coding sequence ATGGAAATTACTGACGACGTGCTGGCCGCTGCGAATGCGCGCGGCGCGGCCAAAAGGGCCTCCTTCCCGGCGGTGGTGTCGGTGCGCTATGACCGGCGCGTCTCGCGCGTGGTAATCGCGTTGGCATCCGGCCTTGAACTGGCGTTTTCGCCCAAGGCGGCGCAGGGTCTGGAACACGCCCACCCGGCGGACTTGGCCGACGCCGAAATCAGCCCCTCGGGGCTTGGCATCCATTTCCCCCACTTGGACGCGGATCTGTATCTGCCGGCGCTGCTCGAAGGTTTTCTCGGCTCCAAGCGTTGGATGGCGTCAGAGCTGGGCAAACGTGGAGGTGCGGCCTCGACGGCTGCCAAGGCGGCGGCTGCGCGGGAAAACGGTAGGCTTGGCGGACGCCCCCGCAAGAGCAAGTTGCCTGCCGCCGCGTGA